The genomic DNA GCGATTCGCGACGCGTTGATACAGGGCAAGACAGAAGCGACGAAGATTGATGGCTTTGAGTTTTCAACCACCGTCGGTTACGGCGGGCGAACGGTCGAACCGAGTGCTGAGTTCCACATCCTGTTCGACGGCGAATTGATTCTCCGCAAGCGAATCGGTCGCAACGACGTCGTTCACGTTTCGCGGCCGATCCCATCGAGCACGCGTTTCCTGACGTTGATCTCAACCGACGGCGGGAATGGATATGGGCACGATCAGGTGAGTTTTGGCGATCCACGCATTCGGTCGGTTGCGGCAACGGAGATTGCGGATCAAAAGCGAGAACAAATCGATCGGCTTCGTGCTCAAGTTAGTGAGTTGGAATCGGAACTGAAGTCGCTTGTTGCTCCGCCGGTCTTCTTTGGCGTCGCCTCGCAAAATCCGCCGGCCGTGCATGTCCTCTCACGCGGCGATCCCGAATCGCCGGGAGAAGCGGTTTCGCCGGGCGGTTTGAGTTGGTCGAAGGTACCGCGGGAGTTTGGCGATGCCGCAACAAGTGATAAGGAACGACGGTTGGCCATCGCCGACTGGATCGTCGATCCCCAAAACCCACTGACGGCGCGGGTGATCGTGAATCGGTTGTGGCACTGGCACTTCGGATCGGGGATCGTCGATACGCCCAGCGATTTTGGATTTGGTGGTTCGTTGCCGACGCATCCGGATCTACTGGACTGGTTGGCCAGCGAATTGGTTCGACAGAAGTGGTCGCTCAAGGCGATCCATCGACTGATCGTGACTTCGCAAACCTATCAACAGGTGAGCCGTCAACGCGCGGGGGCAATCGAACCAGGCGAGAAGGATCCTTCGATGATCGATGCTGACAACAAACTGTTGTGGCGAATGAATGGACGGCGGTTGGAAGCCGAAGCGGTTCGCGATTCGGTCTTGGCGATCAGCGGCAAGTTGAACGCTGAGATGTACGGTCCCGGTTTTCGTGACTTCGATTACCAGGAAGCGTATGCGCCGATCTATACCTACAAGACGGCGGACGCTCCCGAATTGTGGCGTCGCAGCGTCTATCGCTTCACCGTGCGGACGACCCCTTCGTCGTTCATGACCGCGTTGGACTGTCCCGATCCGGCCAACTTCACTCCCAAACGCAATGTCACAACGACGGCGCTTCAATCTCTGGCGATGTTCAACAACGATTTTATGTTGCGACAGTCGCGCTACCTGGCCGATCGGATCGCGGCCGACTCGGACCAGGTCGACAACCAAATCGAACTTGCCTTTCAGTTGGTGCTCGTCCGTTCGCCGTCGACGAAAGAGCTGCAGGGAGCGCGTGAATTGGTTCAACAGTTTGGCTTGCTGCATTTGTGTCGTGCGTTGTTGAACGCGAACGAATTTGTCAATTTGGACTAACAGGATTCGAGAAACATCGTGCAAACATTCAATCGACGTCAGGTATTGCAAACCGCTGGCGGCGGACTCGGCTGGCTTGCGTTGCAGTCGATGTTCCACCAGCAGGACGCGGTCGCTTCGGGAACGAAGCGGCTTGATCATCCGGCCCGCGCGAAAGCCGTGATCCAGATCTTTTGTCCCGGCGGGATGAGTCAGGTCGATACGTTTGACTACAAGCCCGAGTTGGAAAAGCGTTCGGGGAAGCCGTTTGATCCCGATGGCAAGCTGCAGTTTTTTGCTTCGAAGCCAGGCAATTGCCAATCGAGTTTTTGGGATTTCAAGCAGCATGGCGAATCGGGGCTGTGGGTCTCCGATTTGTTTCCCAAGCTCGCGAAACAGGTTGACGATCTGGCGTTCATCTATTCGATGCAAAGCAAGACCGCGTTGCACGGGCCCGCTTGTTTTATGATGAACACCGGATTCACGCTGCCCGGATTTCCCAGCATGGGATCGTGGGTGACGTACGGGCTGGGAAGCGAAAGCGAAGACCTGCCCGCGTTTGTTGTGCTGCCCGATCCGAAGGGCTTGCCGCCTGGCGGGATCATCAACTGGGGCGCTGGCTTTCTGCCGGCGGTCCATCAAGCGACGACGTTGGATTCGCGTGCCGGACAGCAACCGATCAACGATCTGTTTCCGCCAAAGGATTTTGCCGAAGTCGATCGAGCTTCGGATCAGGCGGGGCTCGATTTTCTACAGACGCTCAACCGCGAACATCTTGCCCAGCGTCAGGGGGACACCGATCTCGAGGCACGCATGTCCGCCTATGAACTGGCGGCGCGGCTTCAATTGAGTGCCCCTGAGTTATCCGATCTGTCGGGTGAATCCGCGGCGACGCAGGAAATGTACGGAATGAACGATGAGACGACCGGTGACTTCGGGCGCCAGTGTCTGCTGGCTCGCCGATTGGTGGAACGCGGCGTGCGATTCGTTCAACTGTATTGTGGCGCGGAGAACACGACGGCCAAAAAGATTCGTCCCAACTGGGATTCGCACGAGGATGTCGTACGGGACCACGGGCATTGGGGGCGTGTTCTCGACACGGGAGCCTCGGCGTTGCTTGCCGATCTGAAACGAAGCGGTTTGTTGGATGAAACGCTTGTGATCTGCACGACGGAATTTGGCCGGCAACCGGCCGCTCAAGGAGCCTCCGCCGCAGGACGGGATCACAATGCCGGTGCATTCACGGCGTGGTTAGCGGGAGGCGGGATAAAAGGCGGAGTCGGTTATGGCGCGACCGATGAACTCGGTTTCAAGGCGGTCGAAAAGCCGACTTACTGCTACGATCTTCACGCGACAGCACTGCATCTGCTCGGCATCGATCACACCAAGCTGTCGTTCTATCACAACGGCATCCAGCGGCGGCTGACCGACGTGCACGGGCATGTCATTCCCGCGATCCTCCGCAGCTGATCGCGTAGGCAACGTGAAACGGCTGGCGACCATTGAGGTGCATGCCACGGCAATCGTCTCGTACTTGCTCGCTAAGCGGCAGACCAACTCCCGCTTTCGGCCGGTTTAAAAACGGTTGAGACGGTACGGATGGGGATCGATATGAGGCGTTTGATCCGTCACCATTTCGGAGATCAATTTGCCGGTCGCGGTCGCCATCGAAAGCCCCAGCATGCCGTGACCGGCGGCCAACCAGACGTTGCCATGTCGCGGAACACGGCCGACCATGGGAAGTTCGTCGCAGCTCATCGGACGCCAGCCGGTCCATTGTTCGACGACGGGATTGGAGATGGGATCGCGCAGGTAGAGCTTCGCCGAATCGGTCAGCAGTTGCAGCCGTTCCTTTCGCAGCGATGCATCATATCCTGCGAATTCCATCGTCGAACCGATTCGCAGCGCGGTCGCGGTGGGAGTGATTCCCACGCGATGGTCTTCGAACAGCATCGGATATTTGGGACAGACCTCGGGGCGTTGCATCGTGATCGAATAACCTTTGCCTGGCTCCACGGGAATGCGTGCTTTCAGCTTTTGTTGGATCATCCGCGACCATGCTCCAGTGGCGAAGACCACCTGCTCGGCTTCGATGCGACCTTGGCTGGTTTGGATGGCATTCGTCTTGGAGCCGGTCGATTCGAGGTCGAAGAATTCGCAATTGTCGCGGATTTCCACCCGCTTCTCCTCTAGCAATCGTCGCCATGATTTCATCAGCAGATGGGGGCGTAGATGGGCGTCCCCTTCATACATCCACGCACCACATGCAAACTCTTTCAGCGCCGGTTCACGTCGCAGGAGTTCGTCCTGTTCGAGCCGTTCAAAGCTTTCACCAAACTCGTCGATCATCAATTGGTTCGTCGCCTCAAAGGACTCAAAATGCTTGCGGTCGCTGTTGACGAACATCAAGCCGATCGATTCCCATTCGCAGTCACCGAGCTGACCGTCGTCGATCATCGACTGGTATAACTTCCGCGATGAACGAAGCAGCGCGTGCCGCGCATGCCCCGCTTCGATCATGTTGGCGTGATTGCACCGCGTGGCGAACTTATAGAACCACCACCACATCTTTGGATCGATCCGGGCGCGGATCTTAAATGGGGAGTTTCGTGCGAAGAGCGTCTTCAGCGACGCACCCACCGCGCCAGGTCTGCAAAGCGGAAGGATATGACTCGGGGAAACGTAGCCGCAATTGCCGTGCGAACAGGCGCTGCCAAAGACGCCTTGATCGATAACGATCACTCGGCTTCCCGCGTTTGCGAGATAGTAAGCGCAGGCAGCACCAACGACACCACCACCCACAACCACGATCGGCTTTTCCCCTGTGCCAACCGCTGAAAAATCCTGTGGGGCAGATAGGGGCGGTGCGTTTTTCGAATTCGACTCGGGAAGCATCGCTTAGTAGACCTTTGAGCAAAACGGAAGTGGATACGTGGATGATTTTGTTCGCTGCGTCGAGAAGTAACAATACGCTCGCGCGTAATTTGATGGGGCTGGTTCCCAACGCACCTTCAGCGACCATGGCTTGGTGTCGCAACATCGCACTATGCTCACCGCCACTCCAGTGGGGGGGCATCCGCAACCGGCCAACGCCATCGCGAGGCGAGGTCCCCAGAGAGCATCGTGCTGCCGGAGC from Rosistilla carotiformis includes the following:
- a CDS encoding DUF1501 domain-containing protein — protein: MQTFNRRQVLQTAGGGLGWLALQSMFHQQDAVASGTKRLDHPARAKAVIQIFCPGGMSQVDTFDYKPELEKRSGKPFDPDGKLQFFASKPGNCQSSFWDFKQHGESGLWVSDLFPKLAKQVDDLAFIYSMQSKTALHGPACFMMNTGFTLPGFPSMGSWVTYGLGSESEDLPAFVVLPDPKGLPPGGIINWGAGFLPAVHQATTLDSRAGQQPINDLFPPKDFAEVDRASDQAGLDFLQTLNREHLAQRQGDTDLEARMSAYELAARLQLSAPELSDLSGESAATQEMYGMNDETTGDFGRQCLLARRLVERGVRFVQLYCGAENTTAKKIRPNWDSHEDVVRDHGHWGRVLDTGASALLADLKRSGLLDETLVICTTEFGRQPAAQGASAAGRDHNAGAFTAWLAGGGIKGGVGYGATDELGFKAVEKPTYCYDLHATALHLLGIDHTKLSFYHNGIQRRLTDVHGHVIPAILRS
- a CDS encoding NAD(P)/FAD-dependent oxidoreductase, translated to MVVGGGVVGAACAYYLANAGSRVIVIDQGVFGSACSHGNCGYVSPSHILPLCRPGAVGASLKTLFARNSPFKIRARIDPKMWWWFYKFATRCNHANMIEAGHARHALLRSSRKLYQSMIDDGQLGDCEWESIGLMFVNSDRKHFESFEATNQLMIDEFGESFERLEQDELLRREPALKEFACGAWMYEGDAHLRPHLLMKSWRRLLEEKRVEIRDNCEFFDLESTGSKTNAIQTSQGRIEAEQVVFATGAWSRMIQQKLKARIPVEPGKGYSITMQRPEVCPKYPMLFEDHRVGITPTATALRIGSTMEFAGYDASLRKERLQLLTDSAKLYLRDPISNPVVEQWTGWRPMSCDELPMVGRVPRHGNVWLAAGHGMLGLSMATATGKLISEMVTDQTPHIDPHPYRLNRF